A section of the Prochlorococcus marinus XMU1402 genome encodes:
- a CDS encoding ligase-associated DNA damage response DEXH box helicase, whose product MKNITENNKQNYLISKIKQFFSTNGWEPLPYQIESWAAFLNGESGIIQVPTGCGKTYAALMGPLSKIKDPKNNKSVNILLITPLKALSRDLKNSIQLAALHFNKEITVEIRNGDTTPYEKKKQLAKPPNILITTPESLSLLISNKESNNLFKELSSIIIDEWHELMGSKRGNQCELSLSWLRGNIKNLQIWAMSATIGNIEEAARAIVGMSAIKPKIISSNIQKEIEIISVLPEEETTFPWSGHLGIRSHSSLLKILDKNKSTLLFTNTRNQSERWYQCLKFFLPEMEDKIALHHGSLDKEDRKRVEEGVKDGLIKWVVCTSSLDLGVDFQPVDQIVQIGSAKNLARLIQRAGRSAHRPGGKSKIIFMPTNSLELLEISAMRRIIKSGISEEIRLPELSYDVLLQHLISLACGNGFDPKIEKERIKNCWSYRNFKDQDWNWCLDFLEYGGKCLKAYPKYKKIVKEESQINNENFKYFVKDKSLIRMHKFNIGTITSDKFVNVKYMKGRSLGNLEENFASKLNPGDTFYFAGKMLQFVRIRDMILYVKKSTKKSSLIPAWVGGQMAISDLLCESLRKEIDICNELENYDYLNPELNSLRPIFQKQKVLSNIPKKDEFLIEIYKTKDLSNLFVFTLDGKFVNEGIAFLWALRLAKLKQSTFTIAANDFGFSLTTSEDYDFSIIKKEADYFLDNKKLEEDLENAINFSELTKRRFKNIAQISGLVNQNNPTKTKTSSQLQISSSLFYDVFSKYEEGHLLIKQSHQEVREYQLENKRISRSLERLKNLKILLNEIKTPTPFAFPLLVERLKNTLSNEPIEKRVEKLIKKYSD is encoded by the coding sequence ATGAAAAATATTACGGAAAATAATAAGCAAAATTATTTAATTTCTAAAATTAAACAGTTTTTCTCCACAAATGGATGGGAGCCACTACCCTATCAGATCGAATCTTGGGCAGCATTTTTAAATGGAGAGAGTGGAATAATACAAGTTCCTACTGGATGCGGCAAAACTTATGCTGCATTAATGGGACCTCTATCAAAGATAAAAGATCCCAAAAATAATAAAAGTGTGAATATATTATTAATAACCCCTTTAAAAGCACTAAGTAGAGATCTAAAAAACTCTATACAATTAGCAGCTTTGCATTTTAATAAAGAAATCACTGTTGAAATTAGGAACGGGGATACAACCCCATATGAAAAGAAAAAGCAACTAGCTAAACCACCTAATATTCTTATTACCACTCCAGAGTCTTTATCTCTTTTAATTTCTAATAAAGAATCTAATAATCTGTTCAAGGAGTTGTCATCAATAATTATTGATGAATGGCATGAATTGATGGGTAGTAAAAGAGGAAACCAGTGCGAGTTATCTTTAAGTTGGCTAAGAGGTAATATAAAAAATTTACAAATTTGGGCAATGTCTGCAACTATTGGAAATATTGAAGAAGCAGCCAGAGCAATAGTTGGGATGAGCGCTATTAAACCCAAAATTATAAGTTCAAATATTCAAAAAGAGATAGAAATTATAAGTGTTTTACCAGAGGAAGAAACTACCTTTCCATGGAGTGGGCATCTTGGGATTAGAAGTCATTCTTCACTATTAAAAATCCTAGATAAAAATAAAAGCACCTTATTATTCACCAATACGAGAAATCAATCTGAAAGATGGTATCAATGTCTTAAATTTTTTCTCCCAGAGATGGAAGACAAAATTGCACTTCATCACGGTTCCCTGGATAAAGAAGATAGAAAAAGAGTTGAAGAAGGGGTTAAGGACGGATTGATAAAATGGGTAGTCTGCACCAGCTCTTTAGATTTGGGAGTTGACTTCCAACCTGTAGATCAAATAGTTCAAATTGGTAGTGCAAAGAATTTAGCCAGACTTATCCAAAGAGCGGGAAGAAGTGCTCATAGACCAGGTGGAAAATCGAAAATAATTTTTATGCCTACTAATTCTTTAGAGTTATTAGAGATTAGTGCAATGAGAAGAATAATAAAAAGTGGTATATCTGAGGAAATTAGACTTCCTGAATTATCTTATGATGTGCTTCTACAACATCTAATAAGTTTGGCATGTGGAAATGGCTTTGATCCGAAAATTGAGAAAGAAAGAATTAAAAATTGCTGGAGTTATAGAAACTTTAAAGATCAAGATTGGAATTGGTGTCTTGACTTTTTAGAATATGGAGGAAAATGTCTTAAAGCATACCCAAAATATAAAAAGATAGTTAAAGAAGAATCACAAATTAATAATGAAAACTTTAAGTATTTTGTAAAAGACAAATCTTTAATAAGAATGCATAAGTTCAATATTGGGACAATTACGAGTGACAAATTTGTGAATGTCAAATATATGAAAGGTAGATCTTTGGGTAATTTAGAGGAAAATTTTGCTTCAAAATTAAATCCCGGGGATACATTTTACTTTGCCGGTAAAATGCTTCAATTTGTAAGAATAAGAGATATGATTTTGTACGTTAAAAAATCAACAAAAAAAAGTTCTCTAATTCCTGCATGGGTTGGAGGTCAAATGGCAATTTCTGATCTACTTTGTGAGAGTTTGAGAAAAGAAATAGATATATGCAACGAACTAGAAAATTATGATTACTTAAATCCTGAACTAAATTCATTACGCCCAATATTCCAGAAACAAAAAGTTCTTTCAAATATTCCAAAGAAAGATGAATTCCTCATAGAAATATATAAAACCAAGGATTTATCAAATCTTTTTGTTTTTACACTTGATGGCAAATTTGTAAATGAAGGAATTGCATTTCTATGGGCTTTAAGATTAGCAAAATTAAAACAATCTACATTTACTATTGCTGCTAATGATTTTGGATTCAGCTTAACTACTTCAGAAGATTATGATTTTTCCATAATTAAAAAAGAAGCTGATTATTTTTTGGATAACAAAAAATTAGAAGAAGATCTAGAAAATGCAATTAATTTTTCAGAATTAACAAAACGTAGATTTAAAAATATTGCCCAGATAAGTGGACTAGTAAATCAAAATAATCCAACCAAAACAAAAACTTCCTCCCAACTTCAAATAAGTTCTAGTCTTTTCTACGATGTCTTTTCTAAATATGAAGAAGGCCATCTTTTGATTAAACAATCGCATCAAGAAGTTAGAGAATATCAATTAGAAAATAAAAGAATATCTAGATCATTAGAAAGATTAAAAAATTTAAAAATTCTATTAAACGAGATAAAAACTCCAACTCCTTTTGCTTTCCCTTTATTAGTTGAAAGACTTAAAAATACTTTAAGCAATGAACCAATAGAAAAAAGAGTAGAAAAACTTATAAAAAAATATAGTGATTAA
- a CDS encoding ATP-dependent DNA ligase, with the protein MSLKKFSELFGDLDSINSTNDKIEILKNYFLSNDPIDNSWAIYLLTGKSNKRFISGRYLKNLFSQIYEYPQWLIDTCYLKVGDSAEVITLLLKNKNNSRKKKLSNISLNELLSETIPALSKLNEDEKNLEIKNLWETLPKDNHLIFNKILTGTFRVGVSIGLITKSISKLINIEEEIISHRLMGDFKPSIDSYKFLINKKINLKELNSKPFPFLLANTIEDKIFKNSINDFQFEWKYDGIRMQLIKRSGNVSLWTRGQELVNESFPELVEKMSHIKDDFVLDGELLVWNYKEQIAFDFSLLQKRINRKSPSRSIQIKYPIIFIAYDLLEINGRDIREIKLENRRIELEKYFSKWQIKTENNISDIFKICDLIFPKDWPDALTYKEKSRENNTEGLIIKKKTSIYSSGRKKGFWWKYKVDPMQLDAVLIYAKSGSGRRAGLYTDYSFALWKDKELIKFASAYSGLTNIEIKELDKWIRKNTIEKFGPVRSLKPEMVFEISFEKIQISKRHKSGIAVRFPRITKWRKDKKINDADSLENAYELMKKKS; encoded by the coding sequence ATGAGCTTAAAAAAGTTTTCAGAATTATTTGGCGATCTAGATTCAATTAATAGTACAAATGATAAAATTGAAATTTTAAAGAATTATTTTTTATCTAATGATCCAATAGATAATTCATGGGCAATATATTTACTAACTGGAAAAAGTAATAAGAGATTTATTAGTGGAAGATATTTAAAAAATCTTTTTTCTCAAATATATGAATATCCTCAATGGTTAATTGATACATGTTATTTAAAAGTTGGTGATTCTGCTGAGGTAATAACGTTATTACTTAAAAATAAAAATAATTCTAGAAAAAAGAAATTATCAAATATAAGTCTCAATGAATTACTAAGTGAAACAATACCTGCATTATCAAAACTTAATGAGGACGAGAAAAATTTAGAAATTAAAAATCTTTGGGAAACATTACCAAAAGATAACCATCTAATTTTTAATAAAATTCTTACAGGCACTTTTAGAGTAGGAGTCTCTATCGGATTAATCACAAAATCAATATCAAAACTAATTAATATTGAGGAAGAGATTATTTCTCATAGGTTGATGGGTGATTTTAAACCTTCAATTGATTCATATAAATTTTTAATTAACAAGAAAATCAATCTTAAAGAGTTAAATTCCAAACCATTTCCATTTCTTCTAGCAAATACTATTGAAGATAAAATCTTCAAAAATTCAATAAATGATTTTCAATTTGAATGGAAATACGACGGTATAAGGATGCAATTAATTAAAAGATCTGGCAATGTTTCGTTATGGACAAGAGGGCAAGAATTAGTAAATGAATCATTCCCAGAATTAGTAGAGAAGATGTCACATATAAAAGATGATTTTGTTCTTGATGGGGAATTATTAGTTTGGAATTATAAAGAACAAATTGCCTTTGATTTTTCTTTACTTCAAAAAAGAATAAATAGAAAGTCTCCTTCTAGATCAATCCAAATAAAATATCCAATTATTTTTATTGCTTATGATCTTTTAGAGATTAATGGGAGAGATATAAGAGAAATTAAATTAGAAAATAGAAGAATTGAGTTAGAAAAATATTTTTCAAAATGGCAAATTAAAACTGAGAATAATATCTCTGATATTTTCAAAATATGTGATTTAATCTTTCCTAAAGATTGGCCTGATGCTTTAACTTATAAAGAAAAATCTCGAGAAAATAATACTGAAGGATTAATAATTAAGAAAAAGACTTCTATATACTCCTCTGGTAGAAAGAAAGGTTTTTGGTGGAAATATAAAGTTGATCCTATGCAACTGGATGCTGTTCTAATTTACGCTAAGAGCGGTAGTGGCAGAAGAGCTGGTCTGTATACAGATTACAGTTTTGCATTATGGAAAGACAAAGAATTAATTAAATTTGCAAGTGCATATTCTGGTTTAACGAATATTGAGATTAAAGAGCTAGATAAATGGATAAGAAAAAATACCATAGAAAAATTTGGTCCTGTTCGATCGTTAAAACCAGAAATGGTATTCGAAATATCTTTTGAGAAAATACAAATTTCTAAACGTCATAAGTCAGGCATAGCAGTACGATTTCCAAGAATAACAAAATGGAGAAAAGATAAAAAAATTAATGATGCAGATAGCCTAGAGAATGCTTATGAACTAATGAAAAAAAAATCATGA
- a CDS encoding competence protein ComC gives MSIRKILNSLEKSWERDDILLNIKKGLETDEIVNEFLMKNERQIKELNSLLRPEDIELLNQVEKLSTCEFKLINEIKNLNYLENNENHQIINKKKIVPSNRVSFNKISSFMINWSNKFVVIALLTISAIALSKQAWA, from the coding sequence ATGAGCATAAGAAAAATTTTGAATTCTCTTGAAAAATCCTGGGAAAGAGATGATATTCTTTTAAATATAAAGAAGGGATTAGAGACAGATGAGATAGTTAATGAATTTCTTATGAAAAACGAAAGACAAATTAAAGAATTAAATTCTTTATTAAGGCCAGAAGATATTGAATTATTAAATCAAGTAGAAAAACTCTCAACTTGCGAATTTAAATTAATAAATGAGATTAAAAATTTAAATTACCTAGAAAACAATGAAAATCATCAAATTATCAACAAAAAAAAGATTGTGCCATCTAATAGAGTTTCTTTCAACAAAATTAGTTCATTCATGATTAATTGGAGTAACAAATTTGTAGTTATTGCTTTACTAACAATTTCAGCCATAGCTTTATCAAAACAAGCGTGGGCATAA
- a CDS encoding translation initiation factor IF-2 N-terminal domain-containing protein, producing MSINTPIFSIAKDLNVESNRILIACKKLGINAKGATKRLNKEELEKIKSYFETGKNVSDEVINLNKVKTKNSSKKIVEKVKIKYFTNRLIRKS from the coding sequence ATGTCTATCAACACTCCTATTTTCAGTATTGCCAAAGATCTTAATGTCGAAAGTAATAGAATATTAATAGCCTGCAAGAAACTTGGAATCAATGCAAAAGGTGCTACAAAAAGATTAAATAAAGAAGAATTAGAAAAAATTAAAAGTTATTTTGAAACGGGCAAAAATGTGTCAGATGAAGTGATCAATTTAAATAAAGTTAAAACTAAAAATAGTTCTAAAAAAATTGTAGAAAAGGTAAAGATAAAATACTTTACTAACAGACTTATTCGTAAATCTTAA
- a CDS encoding ligase-associated DNA damage response exonuclease produces the protein MRTKQEYLIRYKDGSLYCELADIWIDPSKPVKKALITHAHFDHFTFGCEEYISTRETAILLKERVGDNIKIKTFEYGEEFKINGINISFHPSGHILGSSQIRFIFAEEKWLISGDFKLQKDQTCKQYEIVKTDYLISECTFGLPIFKWDESNKIANDISKWITNSPEKTSLLFCYSLGKAQRLLNEISQTNFKGNIYSHGSIHKMNNSYRELGIDIKDTIKIENKKKIDELKGSLILLPPSLSKGSYLKNFKNIQTAFASGWMSIRALRKRSGYDKGFAISDHADWDGILEVVKKSEAKNVFFHHGDSEALSKYLVEKESINLLLLDK, from the coding sequence TTGAGAACTAAACAAGAATATTTAATTAGATATAAAGATGGAAGTCTTTATTGTGAACTTGCTGATATTTGGATTGATCCAAGCAAGCCAGTAAAAAAGGCATTAATAACTCATGCTCATTTTGATCACTTTACATTTGGCTGTGAAGAATACATTTCTACTAGGGAAACTGCGATACTTCTTAAAGAAAGAGTTGGAGATAATATCAAAATTAAGACTTTTGAATATGGAGAGGAATTTAAGATAAATGGCATTAATATTTCTTTTCATCCATCCGGTCACATTCTTGGATCTAGTCAAATAAGGTTTATTTTTGCTGAAGAAAAATGGCTAATTTCAGGTGACTTTAAGCTTCAAAAAGATCAGACTTGCAAACAATATGAAATAGTAAAAACTGATTATTTAATAAGCGAATGTACTTTTGGTTTGCCAATATTTAAGTGGGATGAATCAAATAAAATAGCAAATGATATTTCAAAATGGATAACTAATTCACCAGAAAAAACTTCTTTACTTTTCTGCTATTCACTTGGAAAAGCTCAGAGATTGTTAAACGAAATTAGTCAAACAAATTTTAAAGGCAATATTTATTCCCATGGCAGTATTCACAAAATGAACAATAGTTATAGGGAACTTGGAATTGATATTAAAGATACTATAAAAATTGAAAATAAAAAAAAGATAGATGAACTTAAAGGGAGTCTAATATTATTACCGCCATCTTTAAGTAAGGGTTCTTATTTAAAAAATTTCAAAAACATTCAAACAGCTTTCGCGAGTGGATGGATGTCAATAAGAGCTCTAAGAAAAAGATCAGGATATGATAAAGGATTCGCAATCTCTGATCATGCGGATTGGGATGGAATTCTGGAAGTAGTAAAAAAGTCTGAAGCAAAAAATGTATTTTTTCATCATGGAGATAGTGAAGCCTTAAGTAAATATTTAGTTGAAAAGGAATCAATAAATCTCCTTTTATTAGATAAATAA
- a CDS encoding DUF2103 domain-containing protein produces MGRLVLNHSTNIDGLIPILRKLALNTNIKTITPAVISQARGRSSKLTIRLSVKTINGYKAIARKGKTAQEVFISTDLSKDELKEIIDIYNGN; encoded by the coding sequence ATGGGCAGGTTAGTATTAAACCATAGTACGAACATAGATGGTTTAATTCCTATATTGAGAAAATTAGCTCTTAACACAAATATCAAGACAATAACTCCTGCCGTGATATCCCAAGCAAGAGGAAGATCATCAAAATTGACTATAAGATTATCGGTTAAAACTATTAACGGATATAAAGCCATTGCAAGAAAGGGGAAAACAGCTCAAGAAGTTTTTATTTCAACAGACTTAAGTAAAGATGAATTAAAAGAAATTATAGACATTTATAATGGTAATTAG
- a CDS encoding DUF2130 domain-containing protein, with product MKDIKCPSCGKTFRIEPSSFQEILDQIKDKEFNKQIKERLLLAEEDNKKALEILKRESKIQLIEQKIIKENEIKTLESKLNIAEEKKTNALNELRSQATNKINSLNNELNKLKDEIKNQTLISELSLKNKIKNAVSNLEKENLSLTNSIERMSLEQSINEKLIEEKFKSKISERDLTIKELREMKSKLSTKMVGETLEIHCETQFNLNRASAFKNSYFEKDNDATSGSKGDYIFREFDENKTEVVSIMFEMKNESLNGTNKRKNEDFLKELDKDRRQKSCEYAVLVSLLEQDSELYNSGIVDVSHRFPKMYVIRPQFFLPIISLLRNASMETLKYKTQIDLMKRENYDITNFESTLEQFKNAVGKNVSLAQDRFNDAISEIDKSITHLQKTKEALILSKKHLLSADSKSQDLTVKKLTRNNPTMQKKFNDLNNVEDEVA from the coding sequence ATGAAAGATATTAAATGTCCCTCATGCGGCAAAACTTTCCGAATTGAACCAAGCAGCTTTCAAGAAATACTTGATCAGATAAAAGACAAAGAATTTAATAAACAAATAAAAGAAAGACTTCTTTTAGCTGAAGAAGATAATAAAAAAGCTTTGGAAATTTTAAAGCGAGAGTCGAAAATACAGTTAATAGAGCAAAAAATTATTAAAGAAAATGAGATCAAAACTCTTGAATCTAAACTAAATATCGCTGAAGAGAAGAAAACGAATGCTCTAAATGAATTAAGAAGTCAAGCAACAAATAAAATTAATTCTCTAAACAATGAGTTAAACAAATTAAAGGATGAAATTAAAAACCAGACTTTAATTTCAGAATTATCTTTAAAAAATAAAATTAAAAATGCAGTTTCTAATTTAGAGAAAGAAAACTTATCATTAACGAATTCCATTGAAAGGATGAGTCTTGAACAATCAATTAATGAAAAATTAATTGAAGAAAAGTTTAAAAGCAAAATTAGTGAAAGGGACCTAACTATTAAAGAGTTAAGAGAAATGAAATCTAAATTATCTACAAAGATGGTAGGGGAAACCTTGGAAATCCATTGTGAAACACAATTTAATCTTAATCGTGCTTCTGCATTTAAAAACTCATATTTCGAAAAGGATAATGACGCCACTTCAGGAAGTAAAGGGGACTATATATTTAGAGAATTTGATGAAAATAAAACAGAAGTCGTATCAATAATGTTTGAGATGAAGAACGAAAGTTTAAATGGAACTAATAAAAGAAAAAACGAAGATTTTTTAAAAGAATTGGATAAAGATAGAAGGCAAAAATCTTGTGAGTACGCAGTACTCGTCTCTCTATTAGAACAAGATAGTGAACTATATAATTCAGGCATAGTAGATGTTTCTCATAGATTTCCAAAGATGTATGTCATAAGACCTCAATTTTTCTTGCCGATAATTTCTCTTCTAAGAAATGCATCTATGGAAACCTTAAAATACAAAACACAAATTGATTTAATGAAACGCGAGAATTACGACATAACTAATTTTGAAAGTACTCTTGAGCAATTTAAAAATGCCGTTGGAAAAAATGTTTCACTGGCCCAAGATAGATTTAATGATGCAATTTCAGAAATTGATAAATCAATAACCCATTTACAAAAAACTAAAGAGGCTTTAATTCTCTCGAAAAAACATCTTTTATCCGCTGACAGCAAATCTCAAGATTTAACAGTAAAGAAATTAACTAGAAATAACCCAACCATGCAAAAAAAATTTAATGATTTAAATAATGTCGAAGATGAAGTAGCCTAA
- a CDS encoding CopG family transcriptional regulator, which translates to MDNKVKRIGYLPRKRVLEIIDEISKSESISRSKVVGILVEEALDARGIANFGFGNVSKSNLFKSDTLKEIQNKNMHLKDAEDEFVDDSGYTVSSNKTIDRSISSADIELANKINILKESGLI; encoded by the coding sequence ATGGATAATAAAGTAAAAAGAATAGGATATCTCCCTAGAAAAAGGGTACTAGAAATTATTGATGAAATATCCAAAAGTGAATCTATAAGTAGATCTAAAGTTGTTGGAATATTGGTTGAGGAAGCATTGGATGCGAGAGGGATTGCAAATTTTGGATTTGGCAATGTTAGTAAATCAAATCTATTTAAATCTGACACTTTAAAAGAGATACAAAATAAGAATATGCATTTAAAAGATGCAGAAGATGAATTTGTTGATGATAGTGGTTACACAGTTTCTTCTAACAAAACAATAGATCGCTCAATATCATCTGCAGATATTGAATTAGCAAATAAAATTAATATTCTCAAAGAATCTGGACTAATATAA
- a CDS encoding alpha-2-macroglobulin yields the protein MKRIKQFTKLFFLLVFLTSCKISQNNENPIINSDGKSNNNNNLEKKKMEIKFSCGEDGISEYLDDGWVILKEDSQEKICTWKSVPATKDCDMEKDKGCKLTKPDKIGVEKTYLLEK from the coding sequence ATGAAAAGAATTAAACAATTTACAAAATTATTTTTTCTTTTAGTTTTCTTAACTTCTTGTAAAATATCCCAAAATAATGAAAATCCCATAATCAATTCTGATGGGAAAAGTAATAATAATAACAATTTAGAAAAAAAGAAAATGGAAATAAAGTTTTCCTGTGGAGAAGATGGAATTTCAGAATACCTAGATGATGGTTGGGTTATTTTAAAAGAAGATTCTCAAGAAAAAATTTGTACATGGAAATCTGTTCCTGCCACAAAAGATTGTGATATGGAAAAAGATAAAGGATGTAAATTAACAAAGCCAGATAAGATAGGAGTAGAGAAAACTTATTTATTAGAAAAATAG
- the petN gene encoding cytochrome b6-f complex subunit PetN: MIFQLGWAALAAIFTFSIAMVVWGRNGDGSIDI, translated from the coding sequence ATGATCTTTCAACTCGGATGGGCCGCATTAGCTGCAATTTTTACTTTTTCAATTGCTATGGTTGTTTGGGGTAGAAATGGTGATGGCTCTATTGATATATGA
- the pdeM gene encoding ligase-associated DNA damage response endonuclease PdeM: protein MKKSSFKFSWEDTLLEMLPSRALFLPETKELLICDIHLGKAEYFQQNGIPLTNNSDKNNFARIKKIVKRYNPEKLIILGDLFHSKYSIDKSLQKKVEDLPELLKTNVELVLGNHDVGCDIKNIKIFDIKKTKNITFSHEPVNLENNKTLNICGHYHPKVYLKNNGDKLSFRCFAMDINKNVLYLPAFGDLTGGYPCKKSFRKWAVVSEEEIIQIKS, encoded by the coding sequence ATGAAAAAAAGTTCTTTTAAATTTAGTTGGGAAGATACATTATTAGAGATGCTTCCTTCAAGAGCTTTATTTCTACCAGAAACAAAAGAATTATTAATATGCGATATTCATCTTGGGAAAGCTGAGTATTTTCAGCAAAATGGTATACCACTTACTAATAATTCAGATAAAAATAATTTCGCAAGAATAAAAAAAATAGTAAAAAGATATAATCCTGAGAAGTTAATAATATTGGGAGATTTATTCCACAGCAAATATTCAATAGATAAATCTCTTCAAAAAAAAGTTGAGGACCTTCCTGAACTACTAAAAACTAACGTTGAACTAGTCCTAGGAAATCACGATGTAGGTTGTGATATTAAAAATATAAAAATTTTTGACATTAAAAAGACTAAAAATATTACTTTCAGCCATGAACCAGTTAATTTAGAAAACAATAAAACCTTGAATATTTGCGGACATTATCATCCAAAAGTTTACTTAAAAAACAATGGAGATAAATTATCTTTTAGATGTTTTGCAATGGATATAAATAAAAATGTTTTATATTTACCTGCTTTTGGAGACTTAACAGGAGGTTATCCTTGCAAAAAGTCATTTAGAAAATGGGCAGTTGTTTCTGAAGAAGAAATTATCCAAATTAAATCTTAA
- the psb29 gene encoding photosystem II biogenesis protein Psp29, whose translation MSQHTLTLLRFTYKKLKEKLTVSDSKKLFHEQFPYIIPALYKRIVDEILVELNLLNHQSEFSQDYLFCIGLTETFKELLKGYEPEKHLDLLFDSLCSSSNFEGKKIKEISQKSQLEFKDKSSEEILKLLKEKYDTKLYPSRILILGMYILISESHDLKGKNETEINKAIINIFESLNLPTNKVEKDIGIYKSSISKLKQAKELIEELRLKDKKKDIKR comes from the coding sequence TTGAGTCAACATACGCTAACCTTATTAAGGTTTACATATAAAAAATTGAAAGAAAAATTGACTGTTTCAGATAGCAAGAAGTTATTCCATGAACAATTTCCTTACATTATTCCAGCTTTATACAAAAGAATAGTTGATGAGATTCTTGTTGAACTAAATCTTTTAAATCATCAGAGTGAATTTTCACAAGATTATCTCTTTTGTATTGGTCTCACAGAAACTTTCAAAGAATTATTGAAAGGATACGAGCCTGAGAAACATTTAGATCTTCTTTTTGATTCCTTATGTAGTTCTTCAAATTTTGAAGGTAAGAAAATTAAAGAAATATCGCAAAAATCTCAATTAGAATTTAAAGATAAATCATCAGAAGAAATATTAAAATTGCTAAAAGAAAAGTATGATACTAAACTTTATCCCTCAAGGATATTGATCTTGGGAATGTATATACTAATCTCAGAATCCCACGATTTAAAAGGGAAAAATGAAACTGAAATTAATAAGGCAATCATAAATATTTTTGAAAGTTTAAACCTACCTACTAATAAAGTAGAAAAAGATATTGGAATCTACAAAAGTAGTATCTCCAAATTGAAACAAGCAAAAGAATTAATTGAAGAACTAAGATTAAAGGATAAGAAAAAAGACATAAAAAGATAG
- the clpP gene encoding ATP-dependent Clp endopeptidase proteolytic subunit ClpP — protein MMIPLVLEDSGGTERVFDIYSRLLRERIIFLGEQVTSETANRIVAQLLFLEAEDPDKDIYMYIHSPGGSVYDGLGIFDTMQHVKPDIHTVCVGLAASMGAFLLAAGTKGKRSSLRHSRIMIHQPLGGARGQASDIRIQADEILFLKERLNTELSERTGKDYETIKADTDRDFYMSPKEAVDYGLIDLVLDKKPKI, from the coding sequence ATTATGATCCCTTTAGTTTTAGAAGATTCTGGTGGCACTGAAAGAGTCTTTGATATTTATTCGAGACTTTTAAGAGAGAGAATAATCTTTTTGGGAGAACAAGTTACTAGCGAAACTGCTAATAGAATTGTCGCTCAATTGCTTTTCCTTGAAGCAGAAGATCCAGATAAAGATATTTATATGTATATCCATTCTCCAGGAGGATCTGTATACGATGGCTTAGGTATATTTGATACAATGCAACATGTTAAACCTGATATCCATACTGTTTGTGTGGGTTTAGCCGCAAGTATGGGTGCATTTTTGTTAGCTGCAGGTACTAAAGGTAAAAGAAGTAGCCTTAGACATTCAAGAATAATGATTCATCAACCGCTTGGTGGCGCTAGAGGCCAAGCAAGTGACATAAGAATTCAAGCAGATGAAATTTTATTTTTAAAAGAACGTCTTAATACCGAATTATCAGAAAGAACCGGTAAAGATTATGAAACCATAAAAGCAGATACTGATAGAGATTTCTACATGTCTCCAAAAGAGGCAGTTGATTATGGATTAATAGATTTGGTTTTAGATAAGAAACCTAAAATTTAG